The following are from one region of the Chloracidobacterium sp. genome:
- the tssG gene encoding type VI secretion system baseplate subunit TssG has product MENRTLKERLFDEPYRFEFFQAARLFERLFPGRKAVGGVALPAEEPVRFRSRIALDFPSSEIHEIHVDNTEDPDKPLVEMLINFMGMVGPSGALPTHYTELVLDRIRHRDTAMWAFLDIFTHRCVSMFFRAWAKYRFPVAYERGHDDFTAYLFDITGLGTDGLRGRMGLQDESLLPYSGLISQKPHSATAIENVLGDYFRIEANVLQFFGQWLDLTKDDITYLGVKNSSLGTTAIIGSRVWDQQSKFRVQLGPLSFVKFQAFLPSGSAHAAFRSILKFMVGLEYDFDAKLVLKAQQVPSLILTTRAVRKPMLGWTTWLKTKPFNQDDEQVVLSMN; this is encoded by the coding sequence GTGGAGAATCGAACACTAAAAGAACGGCTGTTTGACGAACCTTACCGGTTCGAGTTCTTTCAGGCCGCGCGGCTGTTCGAAAGACTATTTCCGGGACGCAAGGCCGTCGGCGGCGTAGCTCTACCCGCCGAAGAGCCGGTTCGATTCAGATCGCGGATCGCATTGGATTTTCCCTCGAGCGAGATACATGAGATCCACGTTGACAACACCGAGGATCCCGATAAGCCGCTGGTCGAGATGCTGATCAATTTTATGGGAATGGTCGGCCCGAGCGGTGCCCTCCCAACGCATTATACGGAACTCGTACTCGATCGCATCCGTCATCGAGACACGGCAATGTGGGCGTTCCTGGATATCTTTACCCACCGCTGTGTTTCGATGTTTTTTCGCGCATGGGCGAAATACCGGTTTCCGGTTGCCTACGAACGCGGACACGACGATTTCACCGCATACCTATTCGACATCACCGGCTTGGGAACTGACGGATTGCGCGGCCGCATGGGCCTACAGGACGAGTCGCTCCTGCCCTATAGTGGCTTGATTTCGCAAAAGCCCCATTCCGCGACGGCGATCGAAAATGTTCTTGGCGACTATTTTCGTATAGAAGCGAACGTGCTGCAGTTCTTTGGACAATGGCTCGACCTTACCAAGGACGACATTACTTACCTTGGCGTAAAGAATAGCTCTTTAGGTACCACCGCCATCATCGGTTCGCGGGTTTGGGATCAGCAGTCAAAGTTTCGCGTGCAGCTCGGCCCCCTTTCGTTCGTTAAGTTTCAGGCATTTTTGCCGAGCGGATCAGCTCATGCAGCATTTAGGTCGATACTGAAGTTTATGGTCGGCCTCGAATACGACTTTGACGCAAAACTTGTGCTCAAGGCTCAACAGGTTCCGAGCTTGATATTGACGACCCGAGCCGTCCGCAAACCGATGCTAGGCTGGACAACTTGGCTGAAGACAAAGCCGTTCAATCAGGATGACGAACAGGTGGTCTTGTCGATGAATTGA
- the tssI gene encoding type VI secretion system tip protein VgrG, with the protein MATTQDNRLLRIATPLGKDYLLLDNFKASEGLSQLFSISAELLHEETDNSFNPTIIDPKNIIGKGVTISVGSPDGTTRDFSGMVNSFMQGNRHVRFSHYSITIVPHIWLLTQNSQSQIFQQMSVPDILKKVFTGFDVKYEFQETYEPRNYCVQYRESDFNFASRLMEEEGIFYYFEHKDGKDLMIVADTPQSHRDCPSKKDIPFFVKVGEKQDFVGAINSFLSGHNLQTGKVTLWGHNFQLPDKKLEKEETSKFTLGDNKSLELYDYPAGYGRKYDGIKTSGGEQSGDLQKVFPDRERTVKNLMEALDSRVTQATGTSDCCSITAGHRFNLIDHPNRDLNKTHTIVTATHSAEQSPDYVSDQAVNDPYTNTFTCIEQGAGKPGFRPLKTATKPIVQGSQTAIVVGPTGEEIFTDKYGRVKVQFHWDRDGQVDASSSCWVRVAQTWAGNKWGAMFIPRIGMEVLVHFLEGDPDQPIITGCVYNPQTMPPYTLPDEKTKSTVKSNSSPGGQGFNEFRFEDKKGSEQIFVHGQKDQDIRIRNNRRELIGNDRHLIVKRDKREKVERDKHIIIERDQIEKIERDKHRKVEGKIAYDTTGSVTHKIGGSLAESVGGSYAVDVSGSYTITANTIVLEATTGLTIKVGGNFVTINSAGVQINGTMVMINSGGAALPGSPGSPVDPLPPDEAEIADNADPGSDAPTYRNQRRATPPARVPSYTKPTHNPKSPKNKDKKSWIEIELKDELDNPVAGERYRVTLPDGSTIAEGTTDENGLAKVTNIDPGSCQVTFPRLDDSSWDPK; encoded by the coding sequence ATGGCCACCACGCAAGACAATCGGCTATTGAGAATAGCGACGCCTTTAGGAAAGGACTATTTGCTCCTGGACAATTTCAAGGCTAGTGAGGGGTTATCGCAGTTATTCTCGATCAGCGCCGAGCTATTGCACGAAGAGACGGACAATTCGTTCAATCCCACGATCATCGACCCCAAGAATATCATCGGTAAAGGCGTGACGATCTCGGTCGGTTCGCCTGATGGTACAACCCGTGATTTCTCGGGCATGGTCAATAGCTTTATGCAGGGGAATCGCCACGTTCGTTTTTCCCATTACAGCATCACTATTGTCCCTCATATCTGGCTGCTGACCCAGAATTCGCAGAGCCAGATATTCCAGCAGATGAGTGTTCCGGACATCCTGAAAAAGGTCTTTACGGGCTTTGATGTTAAGTATGAATTCCAGGAGACTTACGAGCCGCGAAATTACTGCGTACAGTACAGAGAATCAGATTTCAATTTCGCCTCTCGCTTGATGGAAGAAGAGGGGATCTTCTATTATTTCGAACATAAGGATGGCAAAGATCTTATGATCGTTGCCGACACGCCTCAATCTCACCGCGATTGTCCATCAAAAAAAGACATTCCGTTCTTTGTCAAGGTCGGCGAAAAGCAGGACTTTGTCGGTGCGATAAATTCATTTCTCAGCGGCCACAACCTTCAGACAGGAAAAGTAACCCTTTGGGGTCATAATTTTCAGCTTCCCGATAAAAAGCTTGAGAAAGAAGAAACGAGCAAATTCACATTGGGCGACAATAAGTCGCTGGAACTCTATGATTATCCCGCAGGTTACGGTCGGAAATACGATGGCATTAAAACGAGCGGCGGCGAACAGTCAGGCGACCTTCAGAAGGTCTTTCCGGATCGCGAGCGAACGGTCAAAAATCTGATGGAAGCTCTCGATTCGAGGGTAACTCAGGCTACAGGCACGTCTGATTGCTGCTCGATCACCGCAGGCCATCGCTTTAATCTTATCGACCACCCGAATCGTGATCTTAACAAGACACACACCATCGTAACTGCAACGCATTCCGCCGAACAAAGCCCGGATTACGTATCCGATCAGGCTGTCAATGACCCATATACCAATACATTTACGTGCATCGAACAAGGTGCTGGAAAACCCGGGTTTCGTCCGTTAAAGACGGCCACTAAACCGATCGTTCAAGGCAGCCAGACGGCTATCGTTGTCGGCCCAACGGGAGAAGAGATATTTACAGACAAGTATGGCCGGGTCAAGGTTCAATTCCACTGGGACCGCGATGGCCAGGTCGACGCAAGCAGTTCATGCTGGGTCCGCGTCGCTCAGACGTGGGCAGGAAACAAATGGGGTGCGATGTTCATTCCGCGAATCGGAATGGAGGTCCTTGTCCACTTCCTTGAGGGCGACCCCGATCAGCCGATCATCACCGGCTGTGTCTATAATCCGCAAACAATGCCGCCCTATACGCTGCCGGATGAAAAAACGAAATCGACCGTCAAGTCAAATTCGTCGCCGGGCGGGCAAGGGTTCAACGAGTTTCGCTTCGAGGACAAGAAAGGTTCGGAGCAGATATTCGTTCATGGCCAGAAGGATCAGGATATTCGAATCCGAAATAACCGGCGCGAACTTATCGGAAACGACCGTCACCTGATCGTAAAAAGAGACAAACGCGAAAAGGTCGAACGCGATAAGCACATTATTATCGAACGCGATCAGATCGAGAAGATAGAACGCGACAAACATCGCAAGGTCGAAGGAAAGATCGCATATGACACAACGGGCAGTGTCACCCACAAGATCGGCGGCAGCCTGGCTGAATCGGTCGGCGGCAGTTACGCTGTCGATGTTTCAGGCAGTTACACCATCACAGCCAATACGATCGTACTCGAGGCGACCACGGGACTCACGATCAAAGTAGGGGGAAATTTTGTCACCATCAATTCTGCCGGTGTGCAGATAAACGGCACGATGGTGATGATCAATTCCGGCGGAGCTGCATTGCCCGGATCTCCGGGATCACCCGTCGATCCGTTGCCTCCGGATGAAGCCGAGATCGCAGACAATGCAGATCCGGGGAGCGATGCTCCGACATACAGAAATCAGCGACGCGCGACGCCGCCGGCAAGGGTGCCTTCGTACACAAAGCCGACGCATAATCCAAAGTCGCCGAAAAACAAGGATAAGAAATCTTGGATCGAGATCGAACTCAAGGACGAATTGGACAATCCGGTCGCGGGCGAGCGTTACCGCGTGACGTTGCCCGACGGTTCGACGATCGCGGAAGGAACCACTGACGAGAATGGGCTTGCAAAAGTGACCAATATCGACCCTGGCAGCTGTCAGGTCACGTTCCCGCGATTGGATGATTCTTCGTGGGATCCAAAGTAA
- the tssH gene encoding type VI secretion system ATPase TssH, giving the protein MNVNLKSLVGRLNDVSRNALEGAAGLCLSRTNYDVEIEHILAKLLEQDDTDLHKICSHYEVNIDRLTKDVSVALDRLKSGNSRTPGLSDRIPRWIQDAWLLASVDFGAARVRSGHLLLALLANESFARIAREISKEFSHISLESLQTNLPDITADSAEARDAVALGETSGVSGGAPVASGVPGKTKALDQYTEDLTAKAAAGKIDPVLGRDFEVRQIVDILTRRRQNNPILTGEAGVGKTAVVEGFALRISQGDVPDPLKNVSVRSLDLGLLQAGAGIKGEFEQRLKGVIDEVKASPQPIIMFIDEAHTMIGAGGAAGQNDAANLLKPALARGELRTIAATTWAEYKKYFEKDAALARRFQVVKIEEPDEPKAIAMMRGIADKMEGHHNVRILDEAIVECVKLSHRYITGRQLPDKSVSVLDTACAKVAIGQGATPASVEDATRRIQNLTSEIDSLEREMVTGAEHEDRLTELKASRAETEDELAKLTEQWNKEKELVEQIRNIRTKLEMSRHEGKLADLVAASGDASSSASAAAATAETDSTVGDETGGAAAATAPEATKPIDTEFLKGELKRLNAELKDVQGENPLMQPVVTGQSVAEVISGWTGIPIGKMVADEINAVLNLSSTLRERVLGQDHALEAISQRIRTARAGLTDPKRPIGVFLLVGTSGVGKTETALALAESLYGGERNLISINMSEYQEAHTVSSLKGSPPGYVGYGEGGVLTEAVRKKPYSVVLLDEVEKAHPDVMELFFQVFDKGVLEDGEGREIDFKNCIILLTSNVGTDTIMKLCADPDTMPDPDGIVEAIKPELNAAFKPALLGRLVTVPYYPISDEIMRLIIRLQLGKIKNRIADNHGAQFSYDESVIETVAKRCTDVDSGARNVYNILTGTLLPEMSGEVLSRMASGEGLKRVHVSIGEGESFTYEIT; this is encoded by the coding sequence ATGAATGTTAATCTAAAATCACTGGTCGGCCGGTTGAACGACGTGTCCCGCAACGCACTCGAAGGAGCGGCCGGTCTTTGTCTTTCCCGCACAAACTACGACGTTGAGATCGAACATATTCTCGCCAAGTTGCTCGAACAGGATGATACCGATCTCCATAAGATATGTTCACACTATGAGGTGAATATCGACAGGCTTACAAAGGATGTCAGTGTCGCCCTCGATCGGCTTAAGAGCGGCAACTCGCGCACGCCCGGGTTGAGCGACCGGATCCCAAGATGGATCCAGGACGCATGGCTGCTCGCCTCGGTTGATTTTGGTGCGGCACGTGTCAGATCCGGGCATTTACTGCTCGCGTTGCTTGCGAACGAGAGCTTTGCCCGTATCGCTCGGGAAATTTCCAAAGAGTTTAGTCACATCTCACTCGAATCCCTGCAGACCAATCTTCCTGATATAACTGCCGACTCTGCTGAGGCTCGGGATGCAGTTGCTCTTGGCGAAACGTCGGGCGTTTCGGGTGGAGCACCGGTCGCGTCGGGAGTTCCCGGCAAGACCAAAGCTCTCGATCAGTATACCGAGGACCTTACCGCAAAAGCGGCCGCCGGCAAGATCGATCCCGTGCTTGGGCGCGATTTTGAGGTTCGCCAGATCGTTGACATTTTGACCCGTAGGCGTCAGAACAACCCGATACTCACAGGTGAGGCAGGCGTCGGCAAAACCGCGGTCGTCGAAGGGTTTGCACTTCGGATTTCTCAGGGTGATGTGCCCGATCCGCTAAAGAACGTTTCGGTTCGATCGCTCGACCTCGGGCTTTTGCAGGCTGGTGCCGGCATCAAGGGAGAATTCGAACAACGCTTAAAGGGCGTGATCGACGAGGTGAAGGCGTCGCCGCAGCCGATCATTATGTTCATTGACGAAGCTCATACGATGATCGGCGCCGGTGGAGCTGCCGGGCAGAACGATGCGGCAAATCTGCTTAAACCAGCGCTTGCCCGTGGTGAACTTCGTACGATCGCGGCAACGACCTGGGCGGAATACAAGAAATATTTTGAAAAAGACGCAGCTCTCGCCCGCAGATTTCAGGTCGTAAAGATCGAAGAGCCGGACGAGCCAAAGGCGATCGCAATGATGCGCGGCATCGCCGACAAAATGGAAGGCCATCACAATGTCCGGATCCTGGATGAAGCGATCGTTGAGTGTGTAAAGCTTTCTCATCGTTACATCACGGGCCGTCAGTTACCGGACAAGTCGGTTTCGGTCCTGGACACCGCTTGCGCCAAGGTAGCTATCGGTCAGGGTGCTACCCCGGCTTCGGTAGAAGATGCAACCAGGCGAATTCAAAATCTGACTTCCGAGATCGATTCGCTCGAGCGCGAAATGGTTACCGGAGCCGAACATGAAGATCGGCTGACCGAACTAAAGGCGAGCCGTGCCGAGACAGAAGACGAACTTGCCAAGCTAACTGAACAGTGGAACAAGGAGAAAGAACTGGTCGAACAGATCCGGAACATCCGCACAAAACTCGAGATGTCGAGGCACGAAGGTAAGTTGGCGGATCTGGTCGCCGCATCAGGCGATGCCTCTTCTTCCGCGTCCGCAGCTGCTGCAACCGCCGAAACGGACAGTACAGTTGGTGACGAAACTGGTGGTGCGGCTGCGGCTACTGCACCTGAAGCCACGAAACCGATCGACACCGAATTCTTGAAGGGTGAACTCAAACGGTTGAACGCCGAGCTCAAGGACGTTCAAGGTGAAAATCCGTTGATGCAACCCGTCGTCACGGGGCAATCGGTCGCCGAAGTCATCTCAGGTTGGACGGGCATTCCGATCGGAAAGATGGTCGCGGACGAGATCAACGCGGTGCTCAATCTGTCTTCGACGCTTCGCGAACGCGTTCTTGGGCAGGATCATGCTCTCGAAGCGATTTCGCAGCGTATCCGGACGGCTCGGGCCGGCTTGACCGATCCGAAGCGGCCGATAGGCGTGTTTCTTTTGGTTGGAACCTCAGGTGTAGGTAAGACCGAAACGGCACTCGCCCTGGCCGAATCACTCTATGGCGGAGAGAGGAACCTGATCTCGATAAACATGAGCGAGTATCAAGAGGCCCATACGGTTTCGAGTTTGAAGGGCTCGCCTCCCGGGTACGTCGGTTACGGGGAAGGCGGCGTTTTGACCGAGGCCGTAAGAAAGAAACCGTATTCGGTCGTTCTCTTGGACGAGGTCGAAAAAGCTCACCCTGACGTAATGGAGCTTTTCTTCCAGGTCTTCGACAAAGGCGTTTTGGAAGATGGCGAAGGTCGTGAGATCGATTTCAAGAACTGCATCATCCTTTTGACGTCGAATGTCGGCACAGACACAATTATGAAGCTTTGTGCAGATCCGGATACAATGCCCGATCCGGACGGTATAGTAGAGGCGATCAAACCCGAATTGAATGCGGCCTTCAAACCCGCACTTCTCGGGCGGCTTGTCACCGTTCCCTACTATCCCATCTCGGACGAGATCATGCGACTGATCATCAGGCTGCAGTTAGGCAAAATAAAGAATCGCATCGCGGACAATCACGGTGCGCAATTTTCTTATGACGAGTCCGTCATAGAAACGGTAGCGAAACGCTGCACTGACGTCGATAGCGGAGCCCGAAATGTTTATAACATTCTGACGGGAACGTTATTGCCGGAAATGAGCGGTGAAGTGCTTTCGAGAATGGCCTCCGGTGAGGGGCTGAAACGAGTTCACGTGTCGATCGGCGAAGGTGAGTCGTTCACGTACGAAATTACCTAA
- a CDS encoding PAAR domain-containing protein, which translates to MPTGPAARITDNVVHPLPPVLTPGPGSMNVLIGFLPAWRGIPAAAAAALQAAKQASDIGIQAAEAATMAAAGTPGGPAAYAAEQAAKTAALAALSATISGMAGMSDIHACTTPSPVPPHGPGVVIDGSATVMINNMPACRMGDTIIEPLGPPNKIMKGEMTVIIGG; encoded by the coding sequence ATGCCGACAGGACCAGCAGCCAGAATTACCGACAACGTTGTCCACCCGCTCCCGCCGGTGTTAACGCCGGGACCGGGAAGTATGAACGTGCTGATCGGATTCTTGCCTGCGTGGCGGGGGATACCCGCAGCCGCGGCGGCCGCTTTGCAGGCGGCAAAGCAGGCCTCGGATATTGGGATTCAGGCCGCTGAGGCGGCCACGATGGCAGCTGCAGGCACGCCTGGCGGGCCGGCGGCATACGCCGCGGAACAGGCGGCCAAAACCGCCGCACTCGCCGCGTTGAGTGCAACGATCAGCGGTATGGCCGGAATGTCGGACATTCACGCGTGCACAACGCCGTCGCCGGTACCGCCTCACGGCCCGGGTGTTGTCATCGACGGTTCGGCGACCGTAATGATCAATAATATGCCGGCTTGCCGAATGGGCGATACGATCATCGAACCTCTCGGCCCGCCGAACAAGATAATGAAAGGCGAAATGACCGTGATAATAGGCGGATAG
- the fumC gene encoding class II fumarate hydratase, whose protein sequence is MAEAKETAAAARIETDSMGEIEVPSNVYWGAQTQRSLKHFNIGFDTMPREVIRALGILKKAAAIVNCDLGKLPQDKLELIVKAADEVINGKLDAHFPLRVWQTGSGTQTNMNANEVISNRAIEIVGGEMGSKEPIHPNDDVNKSQSSNDTFPTAMYIAAAERLTALIPEVQRVSDAIKAKAKEFEGVVKIGRTHLQDATPVTVTQEFNGWANLIDRDIERLKIVLPGLMDLAIGGTAVGTGLNAHPEFAERAAAKIAELTGLPFRSHPDKFAALSAHDEVVFASGALKTLAGSLMKIANDIRWLASGPRCGIGEISLPENEPGSSIMPGKVNPTQSEAITMVAVQVMGNDAAIGFAGSQGNFELNVFKPVMIHNFLHSVRLIHDACHGFVDYCIAGIELNRDQIDEYLNNSLMLVTALNQHIGYDNAAKIAKFAHKKGMSLKEAAVELELLTAEKFDELVIPERMTRP, encoded by the coding sequence ATGGCAGAAGCAAAAGAAACGGCGGCGGCAGCTCGGATCGAAACTGACTCGATGGGTGAGATCGAGGTGCCCTCGAATGTATATTGGGGAGCGCAAACGCAGCGTTCGCTGAAACACTTCAACATTGGCTTTGACACTATGCCGAGAGAGGTGATCCGTGCCCTCGGCATCCTGAAAAAGGCGGCGGCGATCGTTAATTGCGATCTTGGAAAACTGCCGCAAGATAAGTTGGAGCTGATCGTGAAGGCGGCCGATGAAGTGATCAACGGCAAGCTCGATGCTCACTTTCCGCTGCGGGTTTGGCAGACAGGGTCGGGAACTCAGACGAACATGAATGCCAACGAAGTGATTTCGAACAGAGCGATCGAGATCGTTGGTGGAGAGATGGGTTCGAAAGAGCCGATTCATCCGAACGACGATGTCAATAAATCGCAGTCGTCGAATGACACATTTCCGACAGCGATGTACATCGCGGCCGCGGAGCGACTGACCGCATTGATCCCGGAGGTGCAAAGGGTAAGCGATGCGATCAAGGCAAAGGCGAAAGAATTCGAAGGTGTCGTTAAGATCGGCCGCACTCACCTCCAGGATGCAACGCCGGTGACCGTAACGCAGGAGTTTAACGGCTGGGCGAACCTCATCGACCGCGACATTGAAAGATTGAAGATCGTGCTTCCCGGCCTGATGGATCTTGCAATAGGCGGTACAGCGGTCGGGACGGGGTTGAACGCTCATCCGGAATTCGCGGAACGGGCCGCCGCAAAGATCGCCGAACTTACCGGCTTGCCGTTCAGGTCGCATCCGGACAAGTTTGCCGCATTGTCTGCACACGACGAAGTCGTCTTTGCATCCGGTGCATTAAAAACGCTCGCCGGTTCGTTGATGAAGATCGCAAACGATATTCGCTGGCTCGCAAGCGGTCCGAGATGCGGGATCGGCGAGATATCGCTTCCGGAAAACGAACCGGGCTCGTCGATCATGCCCGGGAAGGTCAATCCGACCCAGAGCGAAGCGATTACGATGGTTGCGGTTCAGGTGATGGGCAACGACGCAGCGATCGGGTTCGCAGGATCACAAGGAAACTTTGAATTGAATGTATTTAAGCCTGTCATGATCCACAATTTCCTGCATTCCGTCCGGCTTATACACGACGCGTGCCACGGTTTTGTGGACTATTGTATCGCCGGGATCGAGTTGAACCGGGACCAGATCGATGAATACCTTAACAATTCATTGATGCTTGTTACCGCGTTGAACCAGCATATCGGATACGACAACGCCGCAAAGATCGCTAAGTTTGCACATAAGAAGGGAATGTCATTGAAGGAAGCGGCAGTTGAGCTTGAGCTGCTGACGGCGGAAAAGTTTGACGAGCTTGTGATCCCCGAACGAATGACGCGGCCTTAG